DNA from Rhinoderma darwinii isolate aRhiDar2 chromosome 6, aRhiDar2.hap1, whole genome shotgun sequence:
agggcagtattatagtagttatattcttgtatataggggcagtattatagtagttatattcttgtatataggaggcagtattatagtagttctattcttgtatataggggcagtattatagtagttatattcttgtatataggaggcagtattatagtagttctattcttgtatataggggcagtattatagtagttatattcctgtatataggggcagtattatagtagttatattcttgtatatagggggcagtattatagtagttatattcttgtatatagggggcagtgttatagtagttatattcttgtatataggaggcagtattatagtagatatattcttgtatatagggggcagtattatagtagttatattcttgtatataggagcagtattatagtagttatattcttgtatataagggcagtattatagtagttatattcttgtatatagggagcagtattatagtagttgtattcttgcatataggggtattacagtagttatattctcgtatataggggcagtattatagtagttatattcttgtatataggggacagtattatagtagttatattcttgtatataggagcagtattatagtagttatattcttgtatataggagcagtattatagtagttatattcttgtatataggaggcagtattatagtagttatattcttgtatataggagcagtattatagtagttatattcttgtatataggagcagtattatagtagttatattcttgtatataggaggcagtattatagtagttatattcttgtatataggagcagtattatagtagttatattcttgtatatagggggcagtattatagtagttatattcttgtatataggagcagtattatagtagttatattcttgtatataggagcagtattatagtagttatattcctgtatataggggtagtattatagtagttatattcttgtatatagggggcagtattatagtagttatattcttgtatatagtggcagtattatagtagttatattcttgtatatagggggcagtattatagtagttatattcttgtatataggggcagtattatagtagttatattcctgtatatagggggcagtattatagtagtatattcttgtatagaggagcagtattatagtggttatattcttgtatatagggggcagtattatagtagttatattcttgtatataggggcagtattatagtagttatattcttgtatataggggcagtattatagtagttatattcttgtatataggagcagtattatagtagttatattcttgtatataggggcagtgttatagtagttatattcttgtatatagagggtagtattatagtagttatattcttgtatataggagaagtattatagtagttatattcttgtatatagaggcagtattatagtagttatattcttgtatataggagcagtattatagtagttatattcttgtatatagggggcagtattatagtagttatattcttgtatatagggggcagtgttatagtagttatattcttgtatataggaggcagtattatagtagatatattcttgtatatagggggcagtattatagtagttatattcttgtatataggagcagtattatagtagttatattcttgtatataagggcagtattatagtagttatattcttgtatataggggcagtattatagtagttatattcttgtatataggaggcagtattatagtagttctattcttgtatataggggcagtattatagtagttatattcttgtatataggaggcagtattatagtagttctattcttgtatataggggcagtattatagtagttatattcctgtatataggggcagtattatagtagttatattcttgtatataggagcagtattatagtagttatgttcttgtatatagggggcagtattatagtagttatattcttgtatataggggcagtattatagtagttatattcttgtatataggggcagtattatagtagttatattcttgtatatagggggcagtattatagtagttatattcttgtatataggggcagtattatagtagttatattcttgtatatagggggcagtattatagtagttatattcttgtatataggggcagtattatagtagttatattcctgtatatagtgggcagtattatagtagttatattcttgtatataggggcagtattatagtagttatattattgtatataggggcagtattatagtagttatattcttgtatatagggggcagtattatagtagttatattcttgtatgtaggggaagtattatagtagttatattcttgtatataggggcagtattatagtagttatattcttgtatataggggcagtattatagtagttatattcttgtatatagggggcagtattatagtagttatattcttgtatataggggcagtattatagtagttatattcttgtatatagggggcagtattatagtagttatattcttgtatataggggcagtattatagtagttatattcctgtatatagtgggcagtattatagtagttatattcttgtatataggggcagtattatagtagttatattattgtatataggggcagtattatagtagttatattcttgtatatagggggcagtattatagtagttatattcttgtatgtaggggaagtattatagtagttatattcttgtatataggggcagtattatagtagttatattcttgtatataggggcagtattatagtagttatattcttgtatataggggcagtattatagtagttatattcttgtatataggcggcagtattatagtagttatattcttgtatataggggcagtattatagtagttatattcttgtatataggagcagtattatagtagttatattcttgtatataggagcagtattatagtagttatattcttgtatatagggacagtattatagtagttaaattcttgtatataggagcagtattatagtagttatattcttgtatatagggcagtattatagtagttatattcttgtatataggagcagtattatagtagttatattcttgtatatagggggcagtattatagtagttatattcttgtatatagggggcagtattatagtagatatattcttgtatataggagcagtattatagtagttatattcttgtatataggagcagtattatagcagttatattcttgtatatagggagcagtattataatagttatattcttgtatataggggcagtattatagtagttatattcttgtatataggaagcagtattatagtagttatattcttgtatatagggcagtattatagtagttatattcttgtatataggcggcagtattatagtagttatattcttgtatataggcggcagtattatagcagttatagtcttgtatatagggggcagtattatagtagttatattcttgtgtatagggggcagtattatagtagttatattcttgtatataggagcagtattagggcgggttcacacatagcggaatttcacttaaattccgctgcggacactccgcagcgttaatccgcagcggagccgtttctccattgactttcactttaatttagcagtgttcgtttacacgatgcgtacaattccgctgcggagcataggctgcggagcggaatttggtgtccgcagcatgctctgtctgttgcggagcagtggcggactggttgcggactcatggcggaatttctccattgacttcaatggagagtcaaaattccgcaatgaagtccgcagatcttatgtgtgctgcggagcgtattgtttttactaccatgacatttcttcattctggctggacctatgtatttctaggtctacagccagactgaggaagtcaatggggctcccgtaatgacgggagcgttgctaggagacgtctgtaaatagtcactgtccagggtgctgaaagagttacgcgatcggcagtaactgtttctgcacccgggacagtgactaccgatctcaatatacatgtatctgtaaaaaaatatataagttcatacttaccgagaactccctgcgtctgtctccagtccggcctcccaggatgacgtttcagtgtaagtgacggctgcagccaatcacaggccaagcacaggctgcagcggtcacatggactggagcgtcatccagggaggtcgggccggatgccgaaagagggacgcgtcaccaagacaacggccggtaagtatgaatttctttgactttcactagggaaagtgctgtcccttctctctatcctgcactgaatagggagaagagaagcacttttcctgcagtccgcagcggccagtccgcatcaattttctgcacattttgtgcagatccgctgcagaatctgcaacgcagattctgtgcggcattgatgcggacagttgcggaggaaatccgccatgtgtggtcatgcccttatagtagttatattcttgtatataggagcagtattatagtagttatattcttgtatataggaggcagtattatagtagttatattcttgtatataggagcagcattatagtagttatattcttgtatatagggcagtattatagtagttatattcttgtatataggagcagtattatagtagttatattcttgtatataggggcagtattatagcagttatattcttgtatataggggcagtattatagtagatatattcttgtatataggtggcagtattatagtagttatattcctgtatataggggcagtattatagtagatatattcttgtatataggggcagtattatagtagttatattcctgtatataggggcagtattatagtagatatattcttgtatataggtggcagtattatagtagttatattcctgtatataggggcagtattatagtagatatattcttgtatatagggggcagtattatagtagttatattcttgtatataggagcagtattatagtagttatattcttgtatataggaggcagtattatagtagttatatccttgtatatagggcagtattatagtagttatattcttgtatataggagcagtattatagtagttatatccttgtatatagggcagtattatagtagttatattcttgtatataggggtagtattatagtagttatattcttgtatataggagcagtattatagtagttatattcttgtatataggggcagtattatagtagttatattcttgtatataggggcagtattatagtagttatattcttgtatataggagcagtattatagtagttatattcttgtatataggggcagtattatagtagttatattcttgtatataggggcagtattatagtagttatattcttgtatataggggcagtattatagtagttatattcttgtatgtaggggaagtattatagtagttatattcctgtatataggagcagtattatagtagttatattcttgtatataggtgcagtattatagtagttatattcttgtatataggggcagtattatagtagttatattcttgtatataggagcagtattatagtagttatattcctgtatataggaggcagtattatagtagttatattcttgtatatagggggcagtattatagtagttatattcttgtatataggagcagtattatagtagttatattcttgtatataggagcagtattatagtagttatattcttgtatatagggggcagtattatagtagttataatcttgtatataggggggcactattatagtagttatattcttgtatataggaggcagtattatagtagttatattcttgtatataggagcagtattatagtagttatattcttgtatataggagcagtattatagtagttatattcttgtatatagggggcagtattatagtagttataatcttgtatataggggggcactattatagtagttatattcttgtatataggaggcagtattatagtagttatattcttgtatataggagcagtattatagtagttatattcttgtatataggagcagtattatagtagttatattcttgtatatagggggcagtattatagtagttataatcttgtatataggaggcagtattatagtagttatattcttgtatataggagcagtattatagtagttatattattgtatataggggggcactattatagtagttatattcttgtatatagggggcagtattatagtagttatattcttgtatataggaggcagtattatagtagttatattcttgtatataggagcagtattatagtagttatattcttgtatataggaggcagtattatagtagttatattcttgtatatatgggcagtattatagtagttatattcttgtatatagggggcagtattatagtagttatattcttgtatataggggcagtattatagtagttatattcttgtatataggggacagtattatagtagttatattcttgtatataggagcagtattatagtagttatattcttgtatataggggcagtattatagtagttatattcctgtatataggggacagtattatattagttatattcttttatataggaggcagtattatagtagatatattcttgtatatagggggcagtattatagtagttatattcttgtatataggggcagtattatagtagttatattcttgtatataggggcagtattatagtagttatattcttgtatataggggcagtattatagtagttatattcttgtatatagggggcagtattatagtagttatattcttgtatatagggtgcagtattatagtagttatattcttgtatatagagagcagtattatagtagttatattcttgtatataggagcagtattatattagtaatGTTCTTGTCCATTTATGACATGCTTTAATTAAAGATGTATTTCCAGATCTGGGATCCGCTAtctcgagaacgggggtcccccacatggcagagcagggacttaCATCTATCAGACCTTTATGGCAAatcatgtggatatgccatatatgtctatGATGGGAATACCGCTGTAAAACTACAAGACAGAGGACCctatatgataataataataattgttttacAGGACAGACGTGATTCTCTCGTACATTTATCCTTTATAAACATTCCCTTATTTTTCGTACTTAACAGAAACATCTTCCCGTCTTTGCTCTTCTGGGGTTTGAACGCTTGCAGCAGGTTCTCGTAGTAGAAGGCCAGTCGGACGCTGGTCATGGGACAATCAATGTGTCGGAAATATTCCTCCACTTCGCCTTTACTGTCAAAGTGAGATACATCCAGCTTCCCCCCTGTCATCTTCCGCACATTTTCCAGTCCGCTGTAGACTACCAGCTCCAGATCCAGGCGTTTACACAGATCTGCAACCATTTGTCCCTGGAACACATTTAGGTCTTATTCAAAACTCAAGATTCATAtcatcactcagctttcccagactactgaatggcaaatctgctttTATACGCTGTGATACATCTCCTAGTCCTATAATGCTCCATAACTAAAGAAATAAACCCCATTTGGGCCTGGTGTCTGATCCGATCCTTTACGGAAAGATCGGAAGAATATAGCTGTGAAGTTGAAGAGTCTTCACCCATCAACTCATATGTATATGGCCGGCCTGTAAAGATTCCTATCCCTGTTATGACTTGTGGTACAAAGATCCATCATAACGGACAAaggaagtataaaaaaaaagtatccaaaaaaaaaacccctacTGGTTACACAAAATACATATAGTGTGCAAATACCAAGACCTGCCACAAGGTGTCACTGCTGAGCCCCAGTTCCATTCTTTATGCGTAGTTTGCCCCCTAGTGGGGTATATAAGCCCTTGTTCCACCTGAAGTTTTTGTCGTTGATTATAAATTATTATTCTCTTGCTCCCTACGGATTCCATTCGTCTATAGTCATTCCTGGCGATCAGCTCAGGACTTTCCATCACACACCTGGAGAACTTCTTTATCCTTCTTAGAGCCGTCCCACGCATTGGTGACCACGAACGCTCCGTAAGCTCCGCCCAGCGCGGCCTCCAGGCTTTTCTCATTGTCCAGATCCGCGGGCACGACCTCCGCTCCGGCCTCCTTTAGCTTCACAGCTGCAGTTTTGCTGATGTCTCGAGTCACTGCCCGGACCGCAAAGGTGCCATCTGCCAGGAGAGCGGCGGCGACCGATCCACCCTGAGCCCCTGCGGAAAGAAGACGCTAAAAAGATGCTGGTAGACATTTGTATGGAGCGAGATCCCTGAGCCTGACCGTGAGGGGACCCCCGTTAGGAGCCACGTTTTTAGTGAACTCTCCATATTGTATCATGAAGTCATTTTCAGGGTTAACATTCTGTGATGATTCTTTTCTTAATATATTATTGTAGCTGacggagctttgtttttctgatacagagctccaaaaccgctgcgtagacagttacatgataaaatcctGACTACctccagtcaccactagagggagctcactgcacacAGTGTTATTATTgcgttctgtgtataattattaagctccccctagtggtggctgcaggtagtcagaatttatcatgtaactatgtctatcaggggatttggagctctgtatcagaaaacggAGATCAGAACAAAATAAGGTAGAAGAAATTAATCTGCCCAGAATTTTCTAACCTATTTCGATTAAAAAAGATAAATAATATTTCGTTTGAACATTCCCTTTAACGCTACACCTCATCGCAGGCGTACTTTACATCTTGCACGCGGTTAACAAATCTGCCGCATTTTACGGCTCCTCTTTTGTTCATAAAATCTGCGTTTCAATTCTTTCTCATttccaagatttctgcttgctgtcagtggatggTAACATCCTTATTCACATAGAGCCagaaaacctgtcctgacctaatacttctcacagctgacggtttgctacaattgtatccagcctggACAATCCCCtgtgactccagactgatacattttacctgcactgatacactgtaacaaacgtTGGTGAGCAGGATTCAGTCCTGTTTATGTCCTGTAGTACAGGGTCACCTCTGCCCGCTGACTCACCTGTAGCTCCAAAGACCACGATTACCCTCCTCCCGGCCATGGCGCGTTAGATTAGGGATGATGAGTGGAGTTGTCCGCCTTCTCCTCCGCtatgagctgtcctggagtgagaTCCCTGTGACTCAGCTCGACAAACAAGTCCCAGGTGCACGCAGCGAACGCCATATATACGCGGGGTGCAGCAATTCCTTAAAGTGGTCCAGCCAATCAGAACCTCTATTCTTAAGTCTCCGGTATTTACTGAGGTGCCAAGTGTACGGGCTGCGGAGAGTTTAAAAGGTGACTCCACCCAAAACACATGACCGCGATAATCCTCCTTAGGTTGTCCTTCGTTTACCTGCGCTCCTTATACCACGGCAGCTGCTCCTGTTGTTATATTcatggtctatccttaggataggtcattatctgatcggtgggggtccaactcccggcacccccgccgatcagctgtttgaaggggccacagcctcttcattgttggaATGGTACAGTGGTGCAATAACTCGCACGGCCGCTACAAATGCAACAGCGCGTCCAAGTGCGAACGAAGAGAAGAACCATGGAAGCAACGAAGCGGAGGTGGCGCTCCTACGAGCTCTGCGGCTCCTTTAAACAGCTAATCGGCGGGGGTGCAgtcgggacccccaccgatcttataACGATGACCTTTCCTAaatgataggccatacattttaatAACCCGGATAACCAGCCTCACTCTCATGAAtgacaggttgtcacagccccgcccttaCCAACCAGTGACAACGTTTTACACAATCTTTGTTATAAGTGATAAGGGGGGGACGGGACACCCCACAACACCCAAGACCGATGGGACAGGGGCTTCTTATTTGGCAGTAACGTCAGCGCAGGGGACGTGAGATCTGGGAAGCTCTGAATTGAGGTGAGCGGCTGTGAGGACAGAGTGGACGCCGCCATCATATATAATCCTATAACATCTGATACATAAGAGTATTACTGGAAAACCTCCAACGTGCCCGCTGACCACCGCAACATGGAAAACAACCTTTGTCAGTTTTtgtcctgtgtatctaatcctatcatgtgtgatactgtctgctgagctgtgtatctaatcctatcatgtgtgatactgtctgctgagctgtatctaatcctatcatgtgtgatactgtctgctgagctgtgtatctaatcctatcatatgtgatactgtctgctcagccactgtatctaatcctatcatgtgtgatactctgtctgctgagctgtgtatctaatcctatcatgtgtgatactgtctgctcagccactgtatctaatcctatcatgtgtgatactgtctgctgagctgtgtatctaatcctatcatgtgtgatactgtctgctgagctgtgtatctaatcctatcatatgtgatactgtctgctcagccactgtatctaatcctatcatgtgtgatactgtcttctgagctgtgtatctaatcctatcatgtgtgatactgtctgctgagatgtgtatctaatcctgtcatgtgtgatactgtctgcctgagctgtgtatctaatcctatcatgtgtgatactgtctgctgagctgtgtatctaatcctatcatgtgtgatactgtctgctgagctgtgtatctaatcctatcatgtgtgatactctgtctgctgagctgtgtatctaatcctatcatgtgtgatactgtctgctcagcactgtatctaatcctatcatgtgtgatactgtctgctgagctgtgtatctaatcctatcatgtgtgatactgtctgctgagatgtgtatctaatcctgtcatgtgtgatactgtctgctgagctgtgtatctaatcctatcatgtgtgatactgtctgctgagctgtgtatctaatcctatcatgtgtgatactgtctgctgagccgtgtatctaatcctatcatgtgtgatactgtctgctgagctgtgtatctaatcctatcatgtgtgatactgtctgctgagctgtgtatctaatcctatcatgtgtgatactgtctgctgagccgctgtatctaatcctatcatgtgtgatcctgcctgctaagctgtgtatctaatcctatcatgtgtgatactgtctgctgagccgtgtattaaTCCTatcgtactgtctgctgagctgtgtatctaatcctatcatgtgtgatactgtctgctgagctgtgtatctaatcctatcctgtgtgatactgtctgctgagctgtgtatctaatcctatcatgttgatactgtctgctgagctgtatctaatcctatcatgtgtgaNNNNNNNNNNNNNNNNNNNNNNNNNNNNNNNNNNNNNNNNNNNNNNNNNNNNNNNNNNNNNNNNNNNNNNNNNNNNNNNNNNNNNNNNNNNNNNNNNNNNNNNNNNNNNNNNNNNNNNNNNNNNNNNNNNNNNNNNNNNNNNNNNNNNNNNNNNNNNNNNNNNNNNNNNNNNNNNNNNNNNNNNNNNNNNNNNNNNNNNNgaggtcgggctggatgccgaaggagggacgcgtcataaagacaacgggcggtaagtatgaatttcttttactatcactagggaaagtgctgtcccttctctctatcctgcactgatagggagaagggaagcacttttcccgcagtccgcagcggccagtccgcatcaattttctgcacattttgtgcagatccgcagccgtaatccgcaacccggattaggtgcggcattgatgcggacagttgcggaggaattccgccatgtgtggtcatgcccttatagtagttatattcttgtatatagggcagtattatagtagttatattcttgtatataggagcatttttatagtagttatagtcttgtatataggagtagtattatagtagttctattcttgtatataggggcagtattatagtagttatattcttgtatataggagcagtattatagtagttatattcttgtgtgtaggaggcagtattatagtagttatattcttgtatatagggggcagtattatagtagttatagtcttgtatataggagtagtattatagtagttatattcttgtatatagggggcagtattatagtagttatattcttgtatataggagcagtattataggagttatattcttgtatataggggcagtattatagtagttatattcttgtatataggaggctgtattatagtagttatattcttgtatatagggggaagtattatagtagttatattcttgtatatagggggcagtattatagtagttatattcttgtatatagggggcagtattatagtagttatattcttgtatataggggcagtattatagtagttatattcttgtatataggggcagtattaaagtagttatattcttgtatataggagcagtattatagtagttatattcttgtatataggggcagtattatagtagttatattcttgtatataggagcagtattataatagttatattcttgtatataggaacagtattatagtagttatattcttgtatataggagcagtattatagtagttatatccttgtatatagggagcagtattatagtagttatattcgtgtatataggggacagtattatagtagttatattcttgtatatagggggcagtattatagtagttatattcttgtatatagggggcagtattatagtagttatattcttgtata
Protein-coding regions in this window:
- the LOC142656537 gene encoding nmrA-like family domain-containing protein 1, which gives rise to MCPWRCLYNRSTQYPHYWAQGGSVAAALLADGTFAVRAVTRDISKTAAVKLKEAGAEVVPADLDNEKSLEAALGGAYGAFVVTNAWDGSKKDKEVLQGQMVADLCKRLDLELVVYSGLENVRKMTGGKLDVSHFDSKGEVEEYFRHIDCPMTSVRLAFYYENLLQAFKPQKSKDGKMFLLSIPMGEVPLDGISVEDLGPAVVSILKSPASYKGKNIGLSAGKITVEEYAEIMSTVTKNIIKDAKILPDTYEERAGAHSMANMFRFYMMRPDRDVALTHKLNPKVRNFQQWMEENEEAFKK